Proteins encoded in a region of the Veillonella parvula genome:
- the mutS gene encoding DNA mismatch repair protein MutS: MSKKQTPMMEQYLDIKSRYSEELLFFRLGDFYELFNEDALVASRELNITLTGRPTGDEERTPMCGVPFHAAESYIETLVKKGYKVAICEQLEDPKAVKGIVKRDVIKVVTPGTVMTENGNDARSNNFLSLFYMVKDTWILVFSDVSTGEVIWHRITDCEKRSDMYDALSMYRPSEIILPEGTILPQDIQDFIENQFSNVVFSPFSTYYTQREVAEKAVTHFGDLGLMEEDVWEALGYMLLYLEDIIKSEISHINYVHQLSVGNRLILDTSSLRHLEITHNLRDGGQKGTLLDVLDRTLTPMGARLLKQWLESPLTDINQIQRRQAAVSELITLGAERSHIRNFLDCIYDFERIVGRVETGSVSPRDLTALRESLAVLPDIKNVLGTCSSLALTSINERMQDHKDIYDLLCRAIAEQPALTLKDGRVIKDGFNADLDELRSLATNSEQWLAKMEADIKEATGLSKIKTGYNKVFGYYFEVSHSKSEQVPDYFIRKQTLANAERYITPELKEFEIKILSAKDKIIALEHELYQQLRNDIKLVIKDVQETARALADLDVLCSLALVGYEENYICPTIVMNGQINIRDGRHPVIEKFLKREVFVPNDIVLNHDDEEFLLITGPNMAGKSTYMRQAAILMIMAQIGSFIPAREASISPVDRIFTRVGASDDISTGQSTFMVEMKEVAYILENATHNSLIILDEIGRGTSTFDGLSIAQAVVEHICKHIHSKTLFATHYHELICLEESYSKLKNYTVAVKEKGKDVAFLRRIIKGGADRSYGIHVARLAGLPNSVLKRAEVILESLEDQSHDASDLNNRVMGAQLTNVAKPAVKQVSDSPLGNLFSHSVVDSLLEVDVMSMTPIEALNKLYELQEEARKGGGK; the protein is encoded by the coding sequence ATGAGTAAAAAGCAAACACCTATGATGGAGCAGTATTTAGATATTAAATCTAGATACTCTGAAGAATTATTGTTCTTTCGATTAGGTGATTTTTATGAATTATTTAATGAGGATGCTTTAGTCGCATCACGTGAACTTAATATTACCTTAACAGGTCGTCCTACAGGAGATGAGGAACGCACACCGATGTGTGGCGTTCCTTTTCATGCGGCTGAAAGCTACATAGAAACGCTTGTAAAAAAAGGATATAAAGTTGCTATCTGTGAACAACTAGAAGATCCTAAAGCAGTTAAAGGCATTGTTAAGCGCGATGTCATTAAAGTTGTTACTCCTGGTACAGTGATGACAGAAAATGGTAACGATGCACGGTCAAATAACTTTTTATCATTATTTTATATGGTAAAAGATACGTGGATTCTTGTGTTTTCTGATGTATCTACAGGGGAAGTTATTTGGCACCGCATTACTGATTGTGAAAAACGCAGTGATATGTACGATGCACTCAGCATGTATAGACCAAGTGAAATCATATTGCCTGAAGGAACGATATTACCGCAAGATATTCAGGATTTTATTGAAAATCAATTTAGTAATGTCGTATTTTCTCCTTTTTCTACATACTATACACAACGTGAAGTAGCTGAAAAAGCTGTAACTCATTTCGGTGATTTAGGCCTTATGGAAGAGGATGTATGGGAAGCATTAGGTTATATGCTTTTATATTTAGAGGATATCATTAAATCTGAAATTTCTCATATCAACTATGTACATCAATTAAGTGTAGGTAATCGCCTTATTCTTGATACATCTTCTTTGCGGCACCTTGAAATTACTCATAATTTACGCGATGGTGGACAAAAAGGTACTTTACTGGATGTACTAGATCGTACGTTGACACCAATGGGGGCACGCCTTTTAAAACAATGGCTTGAAAGTCCATTAACTGATATAAATCAAATACAACGTCGTCAAGCAGCCGTTTCAGAACTTATTACACTCGGTGCTGAACGTTCTCATATTCGTAACTTTTTAGATTGTATTTACGATTTTGAACGCATCGTTGGTCGTGTTGAAACCGGATCTGTGTCTCCCAGAGATTTAACGGCTCTTCGTGAGTCATTAGCAGTTCTACCTGATATTAAGAATGTATTAGGTACATGTTCAAGTCTAGCTTTAACATCTATTAATGAGCGCATGCAAGATCATAAAGATATTTATGACTTATTATGTCGAGCTATTGCAGAGCAACCAGCGTTGACATTAAAAGACGGTCGTGTTATTAAAGATGGATTTAATGCTGATTTAGATGAGCTACGTTCTTTAGCGACTAATAGCGAGCAATGGCTTGCTAAGATGGAAGCGGATATTAAAGAAGCTACAGGGCTTTCAAAAATTAAGACTGGTTATAATAAAGTGTTTGGCTACTATTTCGAGGTATCCCATAGTAAATCAGAACAAGTACCAGACTATTTCATACGAAAACAAACCCTGGCCAATGCTGAACGCTATATTACGCCTGAGTTAAAAGAGTTTGAAATTAAAATTCTCAGCGCAAAAGATAAAATCATCGCTTTAGAGCACGAACTATATCAACAATTGCGTAATGATATTAAACTCGTTATCAAAGATGTGCAAGAAACGGCTCGTGCTCTTGCAGACCTTGATGTATTATGCTCATTAGCATTAGTTGGATACGAAGAAAACTATATTTGTCCAACTATTGTGATGAATGGTCAAATCAATATTCGTGATGGTCGTCATCCAGTTATTGAAAAGTTTTTAAAACGAGAGGTATTTGTACCAAATGATATCGTTCTAAATCATGATGATGAGGAATTCTTACTCATTACAGGCCCTAATATGGCAGGTAAATCTACTTACATGCGTCAAGCGGCTATCTTAATGATTATGGCACAGATTGGTTCCTTTATCCCTGCTCGTGAGGCATCTATCTCACCTGTGGATCGTATTTTTACACGTGTCGGTGCTAGCGACGATATTTCTACTGGTCAAAGCACGTTCATGGTAGAAATGAAAGAGGTAGCGTATATTTTAGAAAATGCTACCCATAATAGTTTAATTATTCTCGATGAAATTGGTCGGGGTACGAGTACCTTTGATGGTTTGAGTATCGCACAAGCCGTAGTGGAACATATTTGTAAGCATATTCATAGCAAGACTTTATTTGCAACGCACTACCATGAATTGATTTGCTTAGAAGAAAGCTATAGTAAATTAAAAAATTATACCGTTGCAGTTAAAGAAAAAGGGAAAGATGTTGCTTTCTTGCGTCGTATCATTAAAGGTGGTGCAGATCGCAGTTATGGTATCCATGTTGCCAGACTGGCGGGCCTACCTAACTCTGTATTAAAACGAGCTGAAGTGATTTTAGAATCCTTGGAAGATCAAAGTCATGATGCAAGTGACTTAAATAATCGAGTTATGGGTGCTCAACTTACTAATGTGGCAAAACCAGCGGTTAAGCAAGTTAGTGATTCTCCACTAGGCAATTTATTTAGCCATTCCGTAGTAGATAGCTTACTGGAAGTCGATGTAATGAGCATGACTCCAATTGAAGCATTAAATAAATTATATGAACTACAAGAGGAGGCTCGTAAAGGAGGCGGGAAATAA
- the miaB gene encoding tRNA (N6-isopentenyl adenosine(37)-C2)-methylthiotransferase MiaB, producing MKSYYIYTYGCQMNTADSERLSHQLESVGYIPTENVETADLILLNTCAVRENAETKVYGRIGELKRLKRNNKNLIIAVTGCMAQKNQAEMFKRAPHIDIVLGTHNIQHINEMIEEVQHGHTHQISVDMDNSVLPELEAKPNGSFYAWVPIMNGCNKFCTYCIVPHVRGREISRPVEAIVKEVTDLGVKGFKEITLLGQNVNSYGLDFKDGTDFGTLIDALDGIPGIERIRYMTSHPQDMSKSMIDALGRSSNIVTHLHLPIQSGSNRILKKMNRHYTVEHYKELLSYCREKIKDVVVTTDIIVGFPGETEEDFQATLQLLKDVRYDMAYTFIYSKRSGTPAATMDDQIPEEIKRVRLQTLMDVQNEISYELNKPMEGQVFDIIVEGPSPRDEDMWFGRTSGNKMVLFPKDDSLSIGQTVPAHIDKAQTWVCYGSIVK from the coding sequence ATGAAGTCTTATTATATTTACACCTATGGTTGTCAAATGAATACCGCCGACTCTGAGCGATTATCGCATCAGCTGGAATCTGTTGGGTATATACCAACAGAGAATGTTGAAACTGCAGATTTAATTCTGCTAAATACTTGTGCAGTGCGTGAAAATGCAGAAACTAAAGTTTATGGGCGTATAGGTGAGCTAAAAAGACTAAAACGTAATAATAAAAACTTGATTATCGCCGTCACAGGATGTATGGCTCAAAAAAATCAAGCAGAAATGTTTAAACGAGCTCCTCATATTGATATTGTATTGGGTACTCATAATATTCAACATATTAACGAGATGATTGAAGAAGTACAACATGGACATACGCATCAAATCAGCGTAGATATGGATAACTCTGTATTGCCTGAATTAGAGGCAAAACCAAATGGCTCTTTTTATGCATGGGTACCTATTATGAATGGCTGTAATAAATTTTGCACCTATTGTATTGTTCCCCATGTACGTGGTAGAGAGATTAGCCGTCCTGTAGAGGCCATTGTTAAAGAGGTTACAGACCTAGGGGTTAAAGGATTTAAAGAGATCACTTTATTGGGGCAAAATGTAAACTCTTATGGCCTAGATTTTAAAGATGGTACAGATTTTGGTACATTAATTGATGCTCTTGATGGTATTCCTGGTATAGAACGTATTCGCTATATGACAAGTCATCCTCAAGATATGAGTAAGTCTATGATTGATGCTCTTGGTAGGTCATCCAATATTGTGACGCATTTACATTTACCTATTCAATCTGGTTCCAATCGTATTTTAAAGAAAATGAATCGTCATTACACGGTAGAGCATTATAAAGAATTACTTTCTTATTGCCGTGAAAAAATAAAAGATGTGGTGGTGACTACGGATATTATTGTAGGTTTCCCAGGAGAAACTGAGGAAGATTTTCAAGCTACATTACAATTATTAAAAGATGTGCGCTATGACATGGCGTATACGTTTATCTACTCTAAGCGATCTGGAACGCCAGCAGCAACTATGGATGATCAAATTCCAGAAGAGATTAAGCGCGTTCGCTTACAAACATTGATGGATGTACAAAATGAAATCTCTTATGAATTAAATAAACCTATGGAAGGACAAGTATTTGATATTATTGTAGAGGGACCAAGTCCTCGTGATGAAGACATGTGGTTCGGTCGTACATCTGGTAATAAAATGGTTTTATTCCCTAAGGATGACTCCCTATCAATTGGTCAAACTGTACCAGCTCATATCGATAAAGCTCAAACATGGGTTTGTTATGGTAGTATTGTAAAATAA
- a CDS encoding class I SAM-dependent methyltransferase, producing MKLDLNAVGETALLTLYARAKDYESDQSVLKDQKSWDILKHIDYDFDQFKDVKMSYYGILGRAKVIDEEIRNFISLYPDCIVVSLGAGLDTMFYRVDNGYIDWYNIDFAGVIEARTQFFEPHERVHNLVSSITDELWTKNIEINGRKLLLVSEGVVMYLTLDEMKQFLGLLTDSFEEFTLYLDMISPYVAKRTKQHDMLSKMNVSFQWGTKDGHEIVVMNPKLKQTGLINFTGSMLSLAPIVYKLLYPFIYLFNNRMGIYEYKRNL from the coding sequence ATGAAACTTGATTTAAACGCTGTAGGCGAAACGGCATTATTGACACTATATGCAAGAGCGAAAGATTATGAGTCAGATCAATCTGTATTAAAGGATCAGAAATCCTGGGATATTTTAAAGCATATTGATTATGATTTTGATCAATTTAAAGATGTTAAGATGTCTTATTATGGAATTTTAGGACGAGCAAAAGTAATCGATGAAGAGATACGAAACTTTATATCTCTATATCCAGATTGTATCGTCGTATCATTAGGTGCCGGTTTAGATACTATGTTTTATCGAGTCGACAACGGTTATATTGATTGGTATAATATCGATTTTGCCGGAGTGATTGAAGCACGTACACAATTTTTTGAGCCTCATGAACGAGTCCATAATTTAGTGAGTTCTATAACTGATGAATTGTGGACTAAAAATATTGAGATAAATGGACGAAAACTACTGCTTGTTAGTGAAGGTGTAGTTATGTATCTTACATTGGATGAAATGAAGCAGTTTTTAGGCTTGCTGACTGATTCTTTTGAAGAGTTTACGTTATATCTTGATATGATTTCTCCATATGTGGCGAAACGCACTAAACAACATGATATGCTTAGTAAAATGAATGTTTCTTTTCAGTGGGGAACTAAGGACGGTCATGAAATTGTAGTTATGAATCCTAAGCTTAAACAGACTGGATTGATTAATTTTACAGGAAGTATGTTGTCCTTAGCACCTATTGTTTATAAATTATTATACCCGTTTATATATTTGTTTAATAATCGTATGGGAATATACGAATATAAGCGGAATCTGTGA
- a CDS encoding class I SAM-dependent methyltransferase: protein MNILTTAQKSNEAIQEEAKALASSMHMAYIKRGKLSIPALFNAHPCDFIAVLSGNGLTIHFPDNQQHSFHLSMAQLRILRLQRGEGDYLINAVQKILSTNEITDKEEFSFLDCTIGLGSDSIVVSYAFLQAKIKGLEGSLPIWLATSYGLAHYSHNVKSVTDALRRIEVSYDTFENYVPNLPDESIDIIYFDPMFEVPVEDSPQFKPLRGHTVESRIDDKIMEEAMRVASYGVIIKERPFSSVFQKYPPHQWVGGKYSRIGYGVYMKELL, encoded by the coding sequence ATGAATATATTAACTACAGCTCAAAAATCTAATGAGGCCATTCAAGAGGAAGCCAAAGCTTTGGCTTCCTCTATGCATATGGCCTATATAAAAAGAGGAAAATTATCTATACCAGCATTATTTAATGCTCATCCATGTGATTTTATTGCTGTTCTTTCTGGTAATGGCTTAACTATTCATTTTCCTGATAATCAGCAACATAGCTTTCATTTATCCATGGCTCAATTACGTATACTACGTTTGCAACGTGGAGAAGGAGATTATTTAATTAATGCTGTTCAGAAAATACTAAGTACTAATGAAATAACTGATAAAGAAGAATTTTCGTTTCTTGATTGTACAATTGGTCTTGGTAGTGACAGTATCGTCGTGAGCTATGCTTTTCTTCAGGCTAAAATAAAAGGTCTAGAAGGTTCTTTACCTATATGGCTTGCTACATCTTATGGTTTAGCTCATTATTCGCATAATGTGAAAAGTGTGACGGACGCATTACGTCGTATTGAGGTAAGTTATGATACCTTTGAAAACTATGTACCTAATCTACCAGATGAAAGTATAGATATTATTTATTTTGATCCTATGTTTGAGGTCCCTGTAGAGGATAGTCCTCAATTTAAACCACTTCGTGGACATACTGTGGAAAGTCGTATTGATGATAAAATTATGGAGGAAGCTATGCGTGTTGCCTCTTATGGTGTTATCATTAAAGAACGACCATTTAGTTCTGTCTTTCAGAAATATCCACCTCACCAATGGGTGGGGGGAAAATATAGCCGTATAGGTTATGGAGTATATATGAAGGAGTTATTGTGA
- a CDS encoding aminotransferase class I/II-fold pyridoxal phosphate-dependent enzyme, with protein sequence MTLEEIRSKALEMAEPEFKKFEPIALANTKKVLEAFKECQVSDYHFTGTTGYGYNDVGREKLDEVFAYVFKGEKAIVRPHFVSGTHALATTLISLMGNGSKGTEFIYAVGAPYDTMQSVIGAAREVRGSLVEKGFTYTEVPLKDNTYDVEAIANAVNDNTRVVVIQRSRGYSTREPLSIADIKVIVDAVKAKNSKTICFVDNCYGEFTELQEPLEAGADIMAGSLIKNAGGGLAPTGGYIVGRENLVEDTAYQLTAPGLGDHMGSYAPGYRLFFQGLFMAPHVVLQALKGAVYTAAVGELLGYDVFPKVNADRYDLIQAINLKNGEEMEHFCVGMQAYSPVDAHVHPIPGDMPGYEDKIIMAGGTFVQGSSIELSADGPVRPPYTIFMQGGLVFEHSMLGILGAAEELLKHR encoded by the coding sequence ATGACATTAGAAGAAATACGTAGTAAAGCCCTAGAAATGGCTGAACCAGAATTTAAGAAATTTGAACCTATTGCATTGGCCAATACAAAAAAAGTATTAGAAGCCTTTAAGGAATGCCAAGTATCTGATTATCATTTCACTGGTACTACTGGTTATGGATATAACGACGTAGGGCGTGAGAAATTAGATGAAGTATTTGCCTATGTATTTAAAGGTGAAAAGGCTATCGTTCGTCCTCATTTTGTTTCTGGTACACATGCGTTAGCTACTACATTAATTTCTTTGATGGGAAATGGCTCTAAAGGGACAGAGTTTATCTATGCCGTAGGGGCTCCTTATGATACGATGCAATCTGTTATCGGTGCCGCTCGTGAAGTACGTGGTTCTTTAGTAGAAAAAGGCTTTACCTATACTGAGGTACCATTGAAAGATAATACTTATGATGTTGAAGCTATTGCTAACGCTGTTAACGATAATACGCGGGTAGTAGTCATTCAACGGTCTCGAGGCTATAGCACACGTGAACCTTTATCTATTGCAGATATTAAGGTTATTGTTGATGCTGTAAAAGCTAAAAATTCTAAAACGATTTGTTTCGTAGATAATTGTTACGGTGAATTTACAGAGCTGCAAGAACCATTAGAAGCTGGTGCTGATATTATGGCTGGCTCTCTCATTAAAAATGCAGGTGGCGGTTTAGCACCAACTGGTGGTTATATTGTTGGTAGAGAAAACCTTGTAGAGGATACAGCATATCAATTGACAGCTCCTGGACTTGGCGATCATATGGGTTCATATGCTCCTGGTTATCGCTTGTTCTTCCAAGGTTTATTTATGGCACCTCACGTAGTATTACAAGCTCTTAAAGGTGCTGTATATACGGCTGCTGTAGGTGAGTTACTAGGCTATGATGTATTCCCTAAGGTAAATGCTGATCGCTATGATTTGATTCAAGCCATTAATCTGAAAAATGGGGAAGAAATGGAGCATTTCTGTGTAGGTATGCAAGCCTATTCTCCTGTAGATGCTCACGTACATCCTATTCCTGGGGATATGCCTGGGTACGAAGATAAAATCATCATGGCTGGTGGTACCTTTGTACAAGGTTCCTCTATTGAACTCAGTGCCGATGGTCCTGTACGTCCACCGTATACAATTTTCATGCAGGGTGGCCTAGTGTTTGAACATTCCATGCTTGGTATTTTAGGAGCTGCTGAAGAACTATTAAAACATAGATAA
- the mutL gene encoding DNA mismatch repair endonuclease MutL — protein sequence MATIHVLDETTINKIAAGEVVERPASVIKELIENSIDASATNIEVEIGEGGVAYMRITDNGIGMTEEDARLAILRHATSKIQQVEDLFDIASLGFRGEALASIASVSHFSLTTRKADSDLGTRITVDGGTFTDCIPYGAAPGTTIEIKDLFYNTPARRKFLKTERTEASKIQDIVGKLALSNPHISFKLIIDDRVAIITPGNGDISDTVAALYGYKTKDDIFTVAYESDSIYIDGVVSKPTLLKSTRIWQTIIVNNRVISDKTIMKAIDNAYHALLPKNGHPLVVLNITVPARMVDINVHPRKSEVKFSDDKIIFKAVYHGILNALNNPLHERYERESSSYMTGTVANISDKYGNDIASNSNSDIKKFSSNSTSLAGNTTYDSYQVPTVVHDSMQSAEHIATAIDYDKVFGGRRTKGYEVMRGETSQFVENLKTKGYTPPAPKATYEQSSFVDKSFEAVPTAYTSYTSEDVEKFKSLSHDIRNEEIEDRTIQNSGFLPMGQVASCYILAKKGDDLYIIDQHAAHERVRYDKLCKSSESIPMQSILVPQYSEATDDEMNLVEEERETLLDLGFDVELGGPTKIKLVGAPVDLVESKAFEILQYIFSYLHDHQQPTKAQLRHEMLAYASCRGAIKAGHNLNMYQMTTLIEDLFSTEKPYVCPHGRPTIIKFTPDELGKLFLRS from the coding sequence ATGGCAACCATTCACGTATTGGATGAAACGACAATCAATAAGATAGCTGCCGGTGAAGTCGTTGAACGTCCCGCATCAGTTATTAAAGAGCTCATTGAAAACTCTATTGATGCGTCTGCCACTAATATTGAGGTTGAAATTGGTGAAGGCGGTGTGGCCTATATGCGGATTACTGATAATGGTATCGGTATGACGGAGGAAGATGCTCGTTTGGCGATTCTACGTCATGCAACCTCTAAAATTCAACAAGTAGAGGACCTCTTTGATATTGCGTCCCTAGGCTTCCGTGGGGAGGCTTTGGCTAGTATTGCCTCTGTATCTCATTTCTCTTTGACTACTCGTAAAGCAGACTCTGATTTGGGGACTCGTATTACTGTTGATGGCGGCACTTTTACCGATTGCATTCCTTATGGTGCGGCACCTGGTACAACTATCGAAATTAAAGATTTATTTTATAATACGCCGGCTCGTCGTAAATTCTTAAAAACGGAGCGTACAGAAGCCTCTAAAATTCAAGATATTGTAGGGAAATTAGCTCTAAGTAATCCACATATTTCTTTTAAGCTTATCATAGATGATCGGGTAGCTATTATCACACCAGGAAATGGCGATATTAGTGATACTGTAGCTGCGCTATATGGATATAAAACCAAAGATGATATTTTTACTGTTGCTTATGAAAGTGATTCTATCTATATCGATGGCGTAGTGAGTAAGCCCACACTTCTTAAAAGTACAAGGATATGGCAGACCATTATCGTCAATAATCGCGTGATTTCTGATAAAACCATAATGAAGGCTATCGATAATGCATACCATGCACTATTGCCGAAAAATGGTCATCCTTTAGTGGTACTAAATATTACTGTGCCTGCGAGAATGGTTGATATAAACGTACATCCTCGCAAGAGTGAAGTTAAATTCTCAGATGATAAGATTATATTTAAAGCCGTATATCACGGTATCTTAAATGCTTTAAATAATCCACTCCATGAGAGATACGAACGAGAGTCATCATCTTATATGACTGGTACAGTTGCTAACATATCCGATAAATATGGTAATGATATTGCTAGTAATAGTAATAGTGATATTAAGAAGTTTAGTTCTAATAGTACATCCTTAGCTGGTAATACTACTTATGATTCTTATCAAGTACCTACTGTTGTACACGATTCAATGCAGTCTGCTGAACATATAGCAACAGCTATAGATTATGATAAGGTTTTTGGTGGACGCCGTACAAAAGGCTATGAAGTCATGCGCGGTGAAACTTCGCAGTTTGTGGAAAACCTTAAAACAAAGGGGTATACACCACCTGCACCTAAGGCTACTTATGAACAATCCTCTTTTGTAGATAAAAGTTTTGAAGCTGTTCCTACTGCTTACACTAGTTATACTTCGGAAGATGTAGAGAAGTTTAAATCCTTGTCTCACGATATTCGTAACGAAGAGATAGAAGATCGTACAATTCAAAACTCGGGCTTTTTACCAATGGGTCAAGTTGCATCTTGTTATATATTAGCTAAAAAAGGTGATGATCTATATATCATAGATCAACATGCTGCACATGAGCGTGTGCGTTATGATAAGTTGTGTAAGTCTTCTGAATCGATTCCTATGCAATCTATTTTGGTTCCTCAGTATAGTGAGGCCACAGATGATGAAATGAATTTAGTAGAGGAAGAACGAGAAACATTACTTGATCTTGGATTTGATGTAGAGTTAGGTGGTCCTACTAAGATAAAATTAGTAGGGGCTCCAGTAGATTTAGTAGAGTCAAAAGCATTTGAAATTCTGCAATATATATTCTCTTACTTACATGATCATCAACAGCCTACTAAGGCCCAATTACGACATGAAATGTTAGCTTATGCATCTTGTAGAGGGGCCATCAAGGCAGGTCATAATTTAAATATGTATCAAATGACTACCTTAATTGAGGACTTATTTAGTACCGAAAAACCATATGTATGTCCTCATGGTCGTCCTACGATTATCAAATTTACACCTGATGAATTAGGTAAATTATTCTTACGGTCTTAA
- the miaA gene encoding tRNA (adenosine(37)-N6)-dimethylallyltransferase MiaA, giving the protein MNPLITIVGPTAVGKTDLTLDLAEQLHAEVISGDAYQVYKQFNIGTAKPSVDELNRVKHHLIDILEPNDSYSVSIFQDQAKEIIARLKDRNILPILSGGTGLYVQSLLENYNFNDVKPDEYLRAELDELYSTKGIEGLRDYAFTLGKEHNIEIQYSDKHRLYRAIEILHHGDVDSLRNQTKDGVSYKGPVIGLMRDRDKLYERINLRVDMMFDVGLIEEVEQLIKSGVNPDCQAFKGIGYKEVVDYINGNITLDECRDLIKKNTRHFAKRQITWYKRMPYIEWIHIDSNTSKDFIFNKAMDLIRREGLA; this is encoded by the coding sequence GTGAATCCCTTAATAACCATCGTTGGACCTACTGCGGTAGGCAAAACAGATCTTACCTTGGACTTAGCAGAACAGCTACATGCTGAGGTTATTTCTGGTGATGCTTACCAGGTTTATAAACAATTCAATATTGGTACCGCTAAACCATCGGTGGATGAACTTAATCGGGTGAAACATCATCTCATCGATATACTGGAACCCAATGATTCATATTCGGTATCTATTTTTCAAGATCAAGCTAAAGAAATAATTGCAAGATTAAAAGATAGAAATATTCTTCCTATTCTGTCTGGTGGTACAGGACTGTATGTCCAATCATTATTGGAGAACTACAACTTTAATGATGTTAAACCTGACGAATATTTGCGAGCAGAACTTGATGAGCTCTATAGTACAAAAGGTATTGAAGGCTTACGAGACTATGCTTTCACATTAGGTAAAGAGCATAATATAGAGATACAATATAGCGACAAACATCGTTTGTATCGAGCTATTGAGATATTGCATCATGGTGATGTAGATTCGTTGCGAAATCAGACAAAAGATGGTGTATCCTATAAAGGGCCTGTCATCGGTCTCATGAGAGATCGTGATAAATTATATGAACGTATCAATTTACGCGTTGATATGATGTTTGATGTGGGTTTAATTGAAGAGGTGGAACAACTCATAAAATCTGGAGTGAATCCAGATTGCCAAGCTTTTAAAGGTATTGGCTATAAAGAGGTTGTAGACTATATAAATGGCAATATAACATTAGATGAGTGTCGTGACTTAATTAAGAAGAATACACGTCACTTTGCTAAGCGCCAAATTACATGGTATAAACGTATGCCATATATAGAATGGATACATATTGATAGCAATACATCTAAAGATTTTATATTTAATAAAGCTATGGATTTAATCCGTAGAGAAGGATTAGCATGA
- a CDS encoding Asp23/Gls24 family envelope stress response protein, translating into MEVVAFVGSSGTGKSHRALVVAHENKIECIIDDGILIHDNKIVAGFSAKKESSRLKAVRRAIFQDEVQVKSVREQLDKIKPNKLMIIGTSDNMVKKITKALGLQEPDRYIRIEDVATPKEIEKAQHARLKEGKHIIPVPTMELKPHFRGYLIDPIKTMWRRRTLKKQDQDTLGQIGSEGFERSVVRPAFSYYGRLTFDDEVIIKLIRNGLKKVAGVDETSIISFKKSDKGQNGLVVDMAVVIEHGYPVKPLMQQVQKSVRNEIEYITGMSIERMSIKVKNIIETKRKIVKV; encoded by the coding sequence ATGGAAGTCGTTGCTTTTGTAGGTAGTAGTGGCACAGGTAAAAGTCATCGTGCCCTCGTAGTTGCTCATGAAAATAAAATTGAATGTATCATCGATGATGGTATTTTGATTCATGATAATAAAATTGTAGCTGGCTTTTCTGCAAAAAAAGAGTCTAGTCGTTTAAAAGCTGTTCGTCGTGCTATTTTTCAAGACGAAGTACAAGTTAAATCCGTACGAGAACAATTAGATAAGATTAAACCTAATAAGCTTATGATTATCGGCACTTCTGATAATATGGTTAAGAAGATTACTAAAGCTTTAGGCTTACAAGAACCTGATCGATATATTCGTATAGAAGATGTTGCAACACCTAAGGAAATTGAAAAGGCACAACATGCACGTCTTAAAGAGGGTAAACATATAATTCCTGTGCCGACTATGGAATTAAAGCCACACTTTAGGGGGTATTTGATTGATCCAATCAAAACCATGTGGCGCCGCAGGACTTTGAAAAAACAAGATCAAGATACCTTAGGTCAAATTGGTTCTGAAGGATTTGAACGTTCTGTTGTACGGCCTGCTTTTAGCTATTATGGTCGACTCACTTTTGACGATGAAGTAATTATTAAATTGATTAGAAATGGGTTAAAAAAAGTAGCTGGTGTCGATGAGACCAGTATAATTTCTTTTAAAAAAAGCGACAAAGGTCAAAACGGTCTTGTTGTTGATATGGCTGTAGTTATTGAACATGGATATCCTGTTAAACCGTTGATGCAACAGGTACAAAAATCTGTTCGCAATGAAATTGAATATATTACCGGCATGTCTATTGAACGCATGTCCATTAAAGTTAAGAATATTATTGAAACAAAACGTAAGATTGTTAAAGTGTAG